One window from the genome of Bradyrhizobium xenonodulans encodes:
- a CDS encoding DUF1236 domain-containing protein, with product MNKRLFLATTAAVALATSALAQSSPNTSSSNPSATQRQQGSTSTPPSSSTSTPSSNSSSGSAQTNPSTNSAQTQTPSSTGQSAAGQTSNSGTNTTQAPTSNNSTNQAQTSQPSNQANPASNQAQTNPPSNSQTQSANPPASGTNQAQSPAGGSTNTAQQPNSQQNTADRSSSTNVNASVNINDQQRTRISTSISHLNIQPLTNVNFSLSVGTVVPRDVRLQPLPAEVVEIVPQYRGYNFVLVKDEIVIVEPSSYKIVTVLPYSGRSTASAPASTEQRKVTFSDRDREVIRKHAKARPVERERQTTGSTVRTEIRRGERVPEGVEIDAFPDEVYRDAPSLREYRYIHRDSRTYIVEPQERRVIEEID from the coding sequence ATGAACAAGCGTTTATTCTTGGCTACGACCGCCGCAGTCGCGCTCGCGACTTCGGCTCTCGCACAATCTTCTCCGAACACGTCGAGCTCCAATCCGTCGGCTACGCAGCGTCAGCAGGGGTCCACATCGACGCCGCCGTCCTCGTCGACGTCGACACCGTCGTCCAACTCCTCTTCGGGATCCGCGCAGACCAATCCTTCGACGAATTCGGCCCAGACGCAGACTCCGTCATCGACGGGCCAGAGCGCTGCAGGCCAAACGTCCAACTCGGGCACCAACACCACGCAGGCGCCGACCTCGAACAATTCGACCAACCAGGCGCAGACCAGCCAGCCCTCCAACCAAGCCAATCCGGCTTCGAACCAGGCGCAGACCAACCCGCCTTCGAACAGCCAGACGCAGAGCGCGAACCCGCCGGCTTCTGGCACCAATCAGGCGCAGTCTCCGGCTGGTGGCTCGACCAACACGGCCCAGCAGCCGAACAGCCAGCAGAACACGGCCGATCGTTCGTCGAGCACGAACGTGAACGCCTCGGTCAACATCAACGATCAGCAGCGGACCCGGATCAGCACGTCGATTTCGCACCTGAACATACAGCCGCTGACCAACGTGAATTTCTCCCTGTCCGTAGGCACCGTCGTGCCGCGCGACGTCCGCCTGCAGCCGCTGCCGGCCGAGGTCGTCGAGATCGTGCCGCAGTATCGCGGCTACAACTTCGTCCTGGTGAAGGACGAGATCGTGATCGTGGAGCCGTCCAGCTACAAGATCGTGACCGTCCTGCCGTACTCGGGGCGCTCCACGGCGTCGGCGCCGGCGAGCACCGAGCAGCGCAAGGTGACGTTCAGCGACCGCGATCGCGAGGTGATCCGGAAGCACGCCAAGGCCCGTCCCGTCGAGCGCGAGCGGCAAACGACCGGCAGCACGGTCCGAACCGAGATCCGCCGAGGCGAGCGCGTGCCTGAGGGCGTTGAAATCGATGCCTTCCCCGACGAGGTCTATCGCGACGCGCCGAGTCTGCGGGAGTACCGGTACATTCACCGGGATAGCCGCACCTACATCGTCGAACCGCAGGAACGTCGCGTCATCGAAGAGATCGACTGA
- a CDS encoding PRC-barrel domain-containing protein encodes MKSFLAVALLGTAVIGGAAFAQSTQPADRAAQAATAQPADAKMALKSSWRASKLIGLNVYNEANEKLGDINELLVDKTGKINAVVIGIGGFLGMGEHDIAVSIDKLKFVEEPVRTSSTSTSTTSRDTTTGAASTTTTNRNANDWVPDHAVMSGNKEQLKALPQFKYSDYN; translated from the coding sequence ATGAAAAGCTTTCTTGCCGTCGCTCTGCTCGGCACTGCCGTGATCGGCGGCGCCGCGTTCGCGCAATCCACTCAGCCGGCCGACCGCGCCGCCCAGGCGGCCACCGCTCAGCCGGCCGATGCCAAGATGGCGCTGAAGAGCAGCTGGCGCGCCTCGAAGTTGATCGGGCTGAACGTCTACAACGAAGCCAACGAGAAGCTCGGCGACATCAACGAATTGCTCGTCGACAAGACCGGCAAGATCAACGCGGTGGTGATCGGCATCGGCGGCTTCCTCGGAATGGGCGAGCACGACATCGCCGTCTCGATCGACAAGCTGAAGTTTGTGGAAGAGCCTGTCCGGACCAGCTCGACCAGCACCTCGACAACCTCGCGCGACACCACCACCGGCGCCGCGTCGACAACCACCACGAACCGCAACGCGAACGATTGGGTGCCCGACCACGCCGTCATGAGCGGCAACAAAGAGCAACTGAAAGCGCTGCCGCAGTTCAAATACTCGGATTACAACTAG
- a CDS encoding glycosyltransferase family 4 protein, with translation MRIAQLAPLAESVPPKLYGGTERVIAWLVDELVELGHDVTLFASGDSKTKGKLHPVGPRALRLGRRGTDPNAACALLIEAIAERAGDFDLIHSHVDWLPLPVLSRTGVPFLTTMHGRLDLPGLSDVIGAFPKAAFISISDNQRRPLPNANWIATIQHGLPKDLLRPSYERGSYLAFLGRLTADKEPEAAMRIARAARMPLRIAAKIPRAETAYFKNKLEPNIDGQKVQLVGEVDDAKKQSFLANAAGLLFPIDWPEPFGLVMIEAMACGTPVIAYRSGSVPEVIEHGVTGFIVDGEEQAIRAVDQLERLDRRVVRARFEKRFAASRMAKEYERRYRDLLSRGLRDGFEKGAAISRLAVGTASEPLR, from the coding sequence ATGCGGATCGCCCAGCTTGCTCCGTTGGCCGAGAGCGTTCCGCCGAAGCTTTATGGCGGCACGGAGCGCGTGATCGCCTGGCTTGTCGACGAACTGGTCGAGCTCGGACACGACGTCACCCTGTTCGCGAGCGGGGATTCGAAGACGAAGGGAAAGCTCCACCCTGTCGGGCCGCGCGCGCTGCGCCTGGGGCGGAGGGGCACTGATCCGAACGCCGCCTGCGCGCTGCTGATCGAAGCGATCGCCGAGCGCGCGGGCGACTTCGACCTAATCCACTCCCACGTCGACTGGCTGCCTCTTCCGGTGCTGAGCCGGACCGGCGTGCCGTTCCTGACGACGATGCATGGCCGCCTCGACCTTCCTGGTCTGTCCGACGTGATCGGGGCTTTTCCGAAAGCGGCCTTCATCTCAATTTCCGACAACCAGCGTCGGCCCCTTCCGAACGCGAACTGGATCGCGACGATCCAGCACGGGCTGCCCAAGGATCTGCTTAGGCCGTCCTACGAACGTGGTTCGTACCTGGCCTTTCTCGGGCGGCTGACGGCGGACAAGGAACCGGAAGCCGCCATGCGCATCGCACGCGCCGCGCGGATGCCGCTGCGGATAGCGGCCAAGATACCTCGCGCGGAGACGGCCTACTTCAAGAACAAGCTCGAGCCGAACATCGATGGCCAGAAGGTCCAGCTCGTCGGCGAAGTCGACGATGCGAAGAAGCAATCTTTCCTCGCGAACGCAGCAGGCCTGCTGTTTCCGATCGATTGGCCGGAGCCGTTCGGTCTCGTCATGATCGAAGCGATGGCATGCGGAACGCCCGTAATCGCCTATCGCTCAGGCTCGGTGCCGGAAGTCATAGAGCACGGCGTCACCGGCTTCATCGTCGATGGTGAGGAGCAGGCGATCAGGGCAGTGGACCAACTGGAGCGGCTGGACAGACGAGTGGTGCGCGCCCGGTTCGAGAAGCGTTTCGCCGCGAGCCGGATGGCGAAGGAGTACGAACGCCGATATCGCGATCTGCTCAGTCGCGGATTACGCGATGGATTCGAAAAGGGGGCAGCTATATCTCGTCTCGCGGTCGGAACGGCTTCGGAGCCTCTTCGTTGA
- a CDS encoding DUF1236 domain-containing protein, producing the protein MKKLLLMSAAAALISTGAMAQSTVVTTTGAGHAAVQIEPEYRTKIRTYVTEHKIRPVETREKIVVGQPVPRDVELEAVPADWGPSLTKYRYVYSGERVMLVDPSTRTVVQEVD; encoded by the coding sequence ATGAAGAAGCTGCTGCTGATGTCCGCGGCCGCCGCGCTGATCTCGACGGGCGCGATGGCTCAGTCGACGGTGGTCACCACCACAGGCGCCGGTCATGCCGCCGTGCAGATCGAGCCGGAGTACCGCACCAAGATCCGCACCTACGTGACCGAGCACAAGATCCGCCCGGTCGAGACACGCGAGAAGATCGTCGTGGGTCAGCCCGTGCCGCGCGATGTCGAGCTCGAGGCGGTGCCCGCCGACTGGGGTCCGTCGCTCACCAAATACCGCTACGTCTACTCCGGCGAGCGCGTGATGCTGGTCGATCCGTCGACGCGCACCGTGGTCCAAGAGGTGGACTAA
- a CDS encoding Hsp20 family protein, with product MRTTFDFAPLWRSTIGFDHLADLVDSTLRQTNEDNYPPYNIERSSEDHYRITLAVAGFGADDIAVTAEQNALTIEGRKPEKPAGEYLFQGIAARPFRRVFNLADYVQVKGASFRDGLLIIDLVREVPEAMKPRRIQIAGGASSSAQIEQKKAA from the coding sequence ATGAGGACCACGTTTGACTTCGCGCCCCTGTGGCGCTCCACCATCGGCTTCGACCATCTGGCCGACCTCGTCGACAGCACACTGCGCCAGACGAACGAAGACAATTATCCCCCCTACAACATCGAACGCTCCAGCGAGGATCACTACCGGATCACACTGGCCGTCGCAGGCTTCGGCGCCGACGACATCGCGGTGACGGCCGAGCAGAATGCGCTCACCATCGAAGGCAGGAAGCCCGAGAAGCCGGCCGGCGAATATCTCTTCCAGGGGATCGCCGCACGTCCGTTCCGGCGCGTTTTCAACCTGGCCGACTACGTCCAGGTGAAGGGGGCTTCCTTCCGCGACGGCCTGCTGATCATCGACCTCGTCCGAGAGGTGCCGGAGGCGATGAAGCCGCGCCGGATCCAGATCGCCGGCGGCGCTTCTTCTTCGGCGCAGATCGAGCAGAAAAAGGCAGCCTGA
- a CDS encoding Hsp20/alpha crystallin family protein, with protein sequence MAIRDLIPWSRNQEVAPARGGYDPFMTLHREMNRLFDDAFRGFGGMGLSPLMEGQFGWPKLELSETDKALTVSVELPGMTEKDVNVEINNGVLTIRGEKKNERKDEGKYFTERYYGAFERQIPLQDVEEDKAEASFKDGVLTVSLPKSENPRAGVKRIAINSQ encoded by the coding sequence ATGGCAATTCGTGATCTCATTCCCTGGTCGAGAAACCAGGAGGTCGCGCCGGCGCGCGGCGGCTACGACCCGTTCATGACGCTGCATCGCGAGATGAACCGTCTGTTCGACGATGCCTTCCGCGGCTTCGGCGGCATGGGCCTGTCACCGCTGATGGAAGGGCAATTCGGCTGGCCCAAGCTCGAGCTCAGCGAGACCGACAAGGCGCTGACGGTGTCGGTCGAGCTGCCGGGCATGACGGAAAAGGACGTCAACGTCGAAATCAACAATGGCGTCCTCACCATCCGCGGCGAGAAGAAGAACGAGCGCAAAGACGAAGGAAAATACTTCACCGAGCGCTACTACGGCGCCTTCGAGCGTCAGATCCCGCTGCAGGACGTCGAGGAAGACAAGGCCGAGGCGTCGTTCAAGGACGGCGTCCTGACCGTATCGCTGCCGAAGTCCGAGAACCCGCGGGCGGGCGTCAAACGCATCGCGATCAACAGCCAGTAA
- a CDS encoding response regulator translates to MSDAVRVLVVEDEALIASFVEDALSDGGFEACSVHSGEEAMCTFCDGREGCRVLLTDVNLGDGISGWELARQIREITPDFPVLYMTSASAPDWESQGVGGSVLIQKPFAPAQLAAAFSQLLDTGASPA, encoded by the coding sequence GTGAGTGATGCCGTTCGTGTTCTGGTCGTGGAGGATGAAGCTCTCATCGCAAGCTTCGTCGAGGACGCCTTGTCCGACGGCGGTTTCGAGGCCTGCTCGGTCCATTCGGGGGAAGAGGCCATGTGCACCTTTTGCGATGGCCGCGAGGGATGTCGAGTCCTGCTGACGGACGTCAACCTGGGTGATGGCATCAGCGGCTGGGAGCTGGCGCGGCAAATCAGGGAAATCACGCCTGACTTTCCTGTGCTCTACATGACGAGCGCCAGCGCGCCGGACTGGGAATCGCAGGGTGTCGGCGGCAGCGTCTTGATTCAGAAGCCCTTTGCGCCGGCGCAATTGGCTGCCGCCTTCTCGCAGCTACTTGATACCGGAGCCTCGCCGGCTTGA
- a CDS encoding PRC-barrel domain-containing protein: MTMEDRETFSLIGSDKVEGTNAYDAKGEKVGYIERVMIDKISGKVSYAVLSFGGLLGIGDDHYPLPWQTLKYDTNLGGYVVTGISQDQLRGAPKYADESSWNWSDPATTRSVNAYYGVPVA; the protein is encoded by the coding sequence ATGACCATGGAAGATCGCGAGACGTTCAGCCTGATCGGCAGCGACAAGGTCGAGGGCACGAACGCGTACGACGCGAAGGGCGAAAAGGTCGGCTACATCGAGCGCGTCATGATCGACAAGATCAGCGGCAAGGTGTCGTACGCGGTGCTCAGCTTCGGCGGCCTGCTCGGCATCGGTGACGATCACTATCCGCTGCCATGGCAGACGCTGAAATACGACACCAACCTCGGCGGCTATGTAGTCACCGGCATTTCCCAGGACCAGCTCCGCGGCGCCCCCAAATACGCCGACGAGAGCAGTTGGAATTGGAGCGACCCGGCGACGACGCGCTCGGTGAACGCCTATTACGGTGTGCCGGTGGCTTGA
- a CDS encoding DNA polymerase/3'-5' exonuclease PolX, translating into MPSLDARGVASLLREYAQRTALRGGNPYRAKAYSRAADSLAALAVPLEVLVAEDRLTEIPGVGDAIADIITKVHKTGSHPSLEKLRKEIPAGVLEMLAVPGLRPEKVLRLYKDLGIGSLSELEAAAKDDRIKKAKGLGAALQTKILQNLAIAKSGEGRLHLHRAAALLAHAKDSIRKSRPELKRVTIAGDFRRGCELVGDLSIVAEAAKPDNTSTPSADGLQIRVSDRKHFGAALLFATGSATHIEQLQALTAEKGMRLEPDGLHNGRTLIASEEAEIYRALALPFIDPELREGRGEIEAALKGKLPKLVTDQDLRGILHCHTDASDGTERLETMAKATRQRGFDYFGVADHSKSAHYAGGLSVEEIAQQHREADRLNKRFGKDFRILKGIESDILADGSLDYDDDVLERFDFVVASIHGRFKLDRKVQTQRLLRAISNPHTTIIGHMTGRQLQRRPGYEIDVEKVLRACAKRDVVVEINAHPWRLDLDWRWHQAALEFGCMLSINPDAHSIRELDHMHWGVLMARKGGAPADRVLNAMTLAEITRYLRQKRRSLARAA; encoded by the coding sequence ATGCCTTCGCTCGACGCGCGCGGTGTGGCAAGCCTTCTGCGAGAGTACGCGCAGCGGACCGCCTTGCGAGGCGGCAATCCCTACCGGGCGAAAGCGTACTCTCGGGCCGCCGACAGCTTGGCGGCCCTAGCCGTTCCTCTGGAGGTGCTTGTCGCCGAAGATCGACTTACTGAGATCCCAGGCGTCGGCGATGCTATTGCCGACATCATCACCAAGGTTCACAAGACGGGCAGTCATCCCAGCCTCGAAAAGCTGCGGAAGGAGATTCCCGCGGGCGTGCTCGAGATGCTCGCTGTACCCGGCCTTCGTCCGGAGAAGGTGCTGCGCCTATACAAGGATCTCGGCATCGGCTCGCTCTCGGAGTTGGAGGCCGCCGCCAAGGATGACCGCATCAAGAAGGCGAAAGGACTCGGCGCTGCGCTGCAGACCAAGATCCTGCAGAACCTCGCGATTGCCAAAAGCGGAGAAGGCCGCCTCCACCTGCACCGCGCCGCCGCGCTGCTCGCGCATGCGAAGGACTCGATCCGCAAGTCCCGCCCTGAACTCAAGCGTGTGACGATCGCCGGCGATTTCCGCCGCGGCTGCGAACTCGTCGGCGATCTCTCGATCGTTGCGGAGGCTGCCAAGCCGGACAACACATCGACGCCATCGGCCGACGGGCTGCAAATCCGAGTATCCGACCGCAAGCACTTCGGCGCTGCTCTCCTCTTCGCAACAGGCTCCGCCACTCATATCGAACAACTCCAGGCTTTGACGGCGGAGAAGGGGATGCGATTGGAGCCCGACGGCCTGCACAATGGGCGCACCCTGATCGCCAGCGAGGAGGCTGAGATCTACCGCGCCCTCGCTCTGCCCTTCATTGACCCTGAGCTCCGGGAAGGGCGCGGCGAGATCGAGGCGGCTCTGAAAGGCAAGCTTCCGAAGCTCGTCACCGACCAGGATCTGCGCGGCATTCTTCACTGCCACACCGATGCCTCCGACGGCACCGAGAGACTGGAGACCATGGCTAAGGCCACGCGCCAGCGCGGCTTCGACTATTTCGGAGTCGCGGACCATTCCAAGTCTGCCCACTATGCCGGCGGTCTCTCCGTGGAGGAGATCGCGCAGCAGCACCGGGAAGCCGATCGACTGAACAAGCGCTTCGGCAAGGACTTCCGGATCCTCAAGGGTATCGAGTCCGACATCCTGGCGGACGGGTCGCTCGACTATGACGACGACGTTCTGGAGCGCTTCGATTTCGTGGTCGCCAGCATCCATGGGCGCTTCAAGCTGGATCGCAAGGTGCAGACGCAGCGCCTGCTTCGGGCTATTTCCAACCCTCACACCACTATCATCGGCCACATGACGGGGCGACAGCTCCAGCGGCGGCCGGGCTACGAAATCGACGTTGAGAAGGTGCTGCGGGCGTGCGCCAAGCGCGACGTTGTGGTCGAGATTAACGCCCACCCATGGCGGCTCGACCTGGACTGGCGCTGGCACCAGGCGGCGCTGGAGTTCGGCTGCATGCTGAGCATCAATCCGGACGCGCACTCGATCCGGGAGCTCGACCACATGCATTGGGGCGTCCTGATGGCCCGCAAGGGCGGTGCCCCTGCCGACCGGGTCCTGAACGCGATGACGCTTGCAGAGATCACGCGCTACCTGCGCCAGAAGCGGCGCTCGCTCGCCCGCGCCGCCTGA
- a CDS encoding DUF6538 domain-containing protein — MRKRVPKWLRRIIGKREIKISLRTRDPVIARIRHLELLARIERELSGIDASIVDGKGHLLADLQCKFESDVPSAALPWVDARSDEVSSANVSSVDVRSGSAVACAAVGPSAVAVAADGGTPVPLRRLFTSYSKEAQLSPATVKRWTPVVERLIGHLGHDDAAAITRADLVAWKDTLLAGGMNNVTVRDVYLAASKALLQFAVDQGQLPENPTKEVKVRVKKKVKEREKGFDGVEAAKILTATRLRFSHLISEETAAARRWLPWIGAYTGARINELTPLIADDFVERDGIWMIRIRGANNKTRTYRDVPLDSHLIEQGLLDYVRSRRKRPLFYDPDRSRGGTDSNPHHKKVAERLAEWVRSLGIEGVAPNHGWRHRFSTVSRLVGVPEDVRNIIQGHAGSKVADDYGDTWPLVALREIEKLPRYAV; from the coding sequence TTGAGGAAGCGCGTCCCGAAATGGCTGCGGCGGATCATCGGTAAGCGCGAGATCAAGATCTCGCTGCGGACGCGCGACCCCGTGATCGCGCGCATCCGCCACCTCGAACTGCTGGCCAGGATCGAGCGCGAACTGTCGGGCATCGACGCCTCCATCGTCGATGGCAAGGGCCACCTGCTCGCCGACCTTCAGTGCAAATTCGAGTCCGACGTCCCGTCAGCCGCTCTCCCGTGGGTCGACGCTCGTTCGGACGAAGTCTCGTCGGCCAACGTCTCATCGGTCGACGTCCGGTCGGGGAGTGCCGTCGCTTGCGCCGCCGTCGGGCCGTCGGCAGTCGCCGTGGCCGCCGACGGCGGGACGCCGGTGCCGCTGCGCCGCCTTTTCACCTCGTACAGCAAGGAAGCGCAGCTCTCGCCCGCGACCGTCAAGCGCTGGACCCCGGTGGTCGAGCGCCTGATCGGTCATCTCGGCCATGACGACGCCGCCGCAATCACGCGCGCCGACCTCGTCGCCTGGAAGGACACGCTGCTCGCCGGCGGCATGAATAACGTCACCGTCCGCGACGTCTATCTGGCCGCGAGCAAGGCGCTCCTCCAGTTCGCGGTCGATCAGGGGCAATTGCCCGAGAACCCGACGAAGGAAGTGAAGGTCCGGGTAAAGAAGAAGGTCAAGGAGCGCGAGAAGGGCTTCGACGGCGTGGAGGCCGCGAAGATCCTGACGGCGACGCGGCTCCGGTTCTCGCATCTCATCAGCGAAGAGACGGCCGCGGCGCGCCGCTGGCTGCCCTGGATCGGCGCCTACACCGGCGCCCGCATCAACGAGCTCACGCCGCTGATCGCCGACGACTTCGTCGAGCGCGACGGCATCTGGATGATCCGTATCCGCGGCGCCAACAACAAGACGCGCACGTACCGCGATGTGCCGCTGGACAGCCACCTGATCGAGCAGGGACTGCTCGACTACGTGAGGTCGCGCCGGAAGCGGCCGCTCTTCTACGACCCGGACCGCAGCCGCGGCGGCACGGATTCGAATCCGCATCACAAGAAGGTCGCGGAGCGTCTCGCCGAGTGGGTCCGCTCGCTCGGCATCGAGGGCGTCGCGCCCAATCACGGTTGGCGCCACCGTTTTTCAACCGTGAGCCGCCTCGTCGGGGTGCCGGAGGACGTCCGCAACATCATCCAGGGTCACGCCGGCTCGAAGGTCGCCGACGACTACGGCGACACCTGGCCGCTCGTGGCGCTGCGCGAGATCGAGAAACTGCCGCGCTACGCGGTCTGA
- a CDS encoding class I SAM-dependent methyltransferase: MAADISRAGVEKAYGRWAPVYDLVFGKVFDAGRQSTIAEADRIGGRILDVGVGTGLSLSDYSRTTKICGVDISEPMLRKAQARVRALRLSNVEVLSVMDAKNLAFPDQFFDAVVAQYVITAVPDPEGTLDEFVRVLKPGGELILVNHIGAESGPRKLFELAFAPVARRLGWRPEFPWDRLVNWAARHGGVTLAERRPMPPMGHFSLIRYHKT, from the coding sequence ATGGCAGCAGACATCTCGCGGGCCGGGGTCGAGAAGGCCTATGGCCGCTGGGCGCCGGTCTATGATCTCGTGTTCGGCAAGGTGTTCGACGCCGGACGGCAGTCGACCATCGCGGAGGCCGACCGCATCGGCGGCCGCATCCTCGATGTCGGCGTTGGCACCGGCCTCTCGCTGTCCGACTATTCCCGCACCACCAAGATCTGCGGTGTCGACATCTCCGAGCCGATGCTGCGCAAGGCGCAAGCGCGCGTGCGGGCCCTTCGCCTCTCCAATGTCGAGGTGCTCTCGGTGATGGACGCGAAGAACCTCGCCTTCCCCGATCAATTCTTCGATGCGGTGGTGGCGCAATACGTCATCACCGCCGTGCCCGATCCCGAAGGCACGCTCGACGAGTTCGTGCGCGTGCTCAAGCCCGGCGGCGAGCTGATCCTCGTCAACCACATCGGCGCCGAGAGCGGCCCGCGAAAACTGTTCGAGCTGGCGTTCGCCCCCGTCGCCCGCCGCCTCGGCTGGCGTCCGGAATTCCCGTGGGACCGCCTCGTCAACTGGGCCGCCAGGCACGGCGGCGTCACGCTGGCCGAGCGCCGCCCGATGCCGCCGATGGGGCACTTTTCGCTGATCCGCTACCATAAAACGTAA
- the mnmA gene encoding tRNA 2-thiouridine(34) synthase MnmA — MLNSLDLEGRPEDTRVVVAMSGGVDSSTTAALLKAEGYDVVGITLQLYDHGAATHRKGACCAGQDIHDARDVAAKLGIPHYVLDYEDRFRESVIDNFADSYALGETPVPCIECNRSVKFRDLLKTARELGAQALATGHYVASRRRDDGSRALVCAADADRDQSYFLFATTQEQLDFLRFPLGDMTKPETRELARRFGLAVADKHDSQDICFVPTGRYTDIITRLRPNAMESGDIVDLDGNVLGRHNGIANFTVGQRRGLGIAAHAPLFVVRLDAANRRVVVGPRDALKMHRIVLRDVNWIGDGDIDCAIGNGLEMFVRVRSTRAPQPAWLRGANGHYEVELVAGEEGVSPGQACVFYDAPSGQARVLGGGFIQSAAAKLGAGTTRPLAEAVRG, encoded by the coding sequence ATGCTCAACAGTCTGGATCTCGAAGGCCGTCCTGAGGACACCAGGGTCGTCGTTGCCATGTCGGGCGGCGTCGATTCCTCGACGACGGCTGCGCTGCTCAAGGCCGAGGGCTATGACGTCGTCGGCATCACACTGCAGCTCTACGACCATGGCGCGGCGACCCATCGCAAGGGCGCCTGCTGCGCCGGCCAGGACATCCACGACGCCCGCGACGTCGCCGCCAAGCTCGGCATTCCCCATTACGTGCTCGATTACGAAGACCGCTTTCGCGAGTCCGTCATCGACAACTTTGCCGACAGCTACGCGCTCGGCGAGACGCCGGTGCCGTGCATCGAGTGCAACCGCAGCGTCAAATTCCGCGACCTGCTCAAGACCGCGCGCGAGCTCGGCGCGCAGGCGCTCGCCACCGGCCATTACGTCGCCTCGCGACGCCGCGACGACGGCTCGCGCGCGTTGGTGTGCGCTGCCGATGCCGACCGCGACCAGAGCTATTTCCTGTTCGCGACCACGCAAGAGCAGCTCGACTTCCTACGCTTCCCGCTCGGCGACATGACCAAGCCCGAGACGCGCGAGCTCGCCCGGCGCTTCGGCCTCGCCGTCGCCGACAAGCACGACAGCCAGGACATCTGCTTCGTGCCGACGGGCCGCTACACCGACATCATCACCCGCCTGCGTCCGAACGCGATGGAAAGCGGCGACATCGTCGATCTCGACGGAAACGTGCTCGGCCGGCACAACGGCATCGCCAATTTCACCGTTGGCCAGCGCCGCGGCCTCGGCATCGCCGCGCACGCGCCGCTGTTCGTGGTGCGGCTCGATGCGGCGAACCGCCGCGTCGTCGTCGGCCCGCGCGATGCGCTGAAGATGCACCGCATCGTGCTGCGCGACGTCAACTGGATCGGCGACGGTGACATCGACTGTGCCATCGGCAATGGCCTCGAGATGTTCGTGCGCGTGCGCTCGACCCGCGCGCCGCAGCCGGCCTGGCTGCGCGGCGCGAACGGCCATTACGAGGTCGAGCTCGTCGCCGGCGAAGAGGGCGTCTCGCCGGGCCAGGCCTGCGTGTTCTACGACGCGCCCTCGGGGCAGGCGCGCGTGCTCGGCGGCGGCTTCATTCAGAGCGCCGCGGCGAAGCTTGGCGCTGGTACGACACGCCCGCTCGCGGAAGCCGTGCGCGGCTAA